From Roseateles sp. SL47:
CTTTCCCCAGCAGCCCGGCGCCGCAGCCGCCGAAGGGCTTCTTTCCCTTCGTCTGGGCGGCGACGGCGGGCATCCGCGGCCTGCTGCTGATCCTGATCCTGCTCACCGCCGGCATCGGCGCCTTTGAGGCGCTGCTGTTCTCGATGCTGGGTTCGGTGGTGGACTGGCTCAGCCAGGTGGCACCCGCGCAATGGTGGGCCACCCAGCGGCATCACCTGCTGCTGCTGGGCGGCATTCTGCTGGCCAGCCCGGTGCTGATCGCCTTGCAGGCATTGGTGAAATACCAAGGCATTGCCAGCAACTTCCCGATGCGCTTGCGCTGGAACTTCCACCGCCACCTCCTGGCCCAGAGCATGAGCTTCTACCAGGATGAATTCGCCGGCCGGGTGTCGGCCAAGCTGATGCAGACGGCGCTGGCAGTGCGCGAGTGCGTGATGATCGTGACCGACATCCTGGTCTTCATCAGCATCTACTTCGTCACCATGCTCAGCGTGGTGGGTGGCTTCGACCTGCTGCTGCTGGCGCCGTTCCTGGGCTGGCTGGCCTGTTATGTGCTGGCGCTCATCTACTTTGTGCCACGTCTGGGGAAGGCGGCGGCAGCCCAGGCCGATGCCCGCAGCCTGATGACCGGGCGCGTCACCGACGCCTACACCAACATCAGCACCGTCAAGCTGTTCTCCCACAGCCAGCGCGAAGCCGGCTTTGCCCGCAGTGCGATGCTGGATTTCCTGAGCACCGCCTACCGGCAGATGCGCCTGATCAGTGGCTTCGAGGTGGTGAATCACGCCCTCTCCATGGGCCTGATTGCCGCCACCGCCGGCATGACCCTGTGGCTGTGGACCCAGGGCCAGGTGGGTGTGGGGGCCGTGGCCGCCGCCACTGCCATGGCGCTGCGGCTCAATGGCATCTCCCACTGGATCATGTGGGAGATGGCCAGCCTGTTCGAGAACATCGGCACGGTGCAGGACGGCATCACCACCCTCTCCCGCCCGATTGCCATCACCGATGCCACGGAGGCCCGTCCGCTGCAGGTGAGCCAGGGCGAGGTGGTGTTTGATCGGGTGGACTTCAGCTACGGTGGCAAGAAGCCGGTGCTGCAGGCCTTGACGCTGCACATCCGCCCCGGCGAGAAGATCGGGGTGGTCGGGCGTTCCGGTGCCGGCAAATCGACGCTGCTGAACCTGCTGCTGCGGTTTTATGACGTGGACCGAGGCCGTGTGCTGATCGACGGGCAGGACATCGCCCACGTCACCCAGGACAGCCTGCGGGCCCAGGTGGGCATGGTCACCCAGGACACCAGCCTGCTGCACCGCTCGGTGCGGGACAACCTGCTGTATGGACGGCCGGACGCCACCGACGACGCCATGCGTGCTGCGGCCGCCCGGGCTGAAGCCGAGCACTTCATCGACGGGTTGACCGACCCCAAGGGCCGCAAGGGCTATGACGCGCATGTGGGCGAGCGTGGCGTGAAACTCTCCGGCGGCCAGCGCCAGCGGGTGGCGATTGCCCGGGTGATGCTCAAGGACGCGCCCATCCTGCTACTGGACGAAGCCACCAGCGCCCTGGATTCGGAGGTGGAAGCCGCCATCCAGCGCAGCCTCTACCGGCTGATGGAGGGCAAGACGGTGGTGGCCATTGCCCACCGCCTCTCCACCATTGCCGCCATGGACCGCCTGATCGTGATGGACCAGGGCCGGATCGTCGAGCAGGGCGACCATGCCAGCCTGCTGGCGGCCGGCGGCCTGTATGCCAAGCTCTGGGCTCATCAGAGCGGCGGTTTCCTGGTGGAGGACGGGCTGCAGGACAGCGTGCAGGCGGGGGGCGACCCTGCAGTGGCCCGCGCCACCCCCAGCGCGGATCAGGATTGTGTGGAGGACGCCGCAGACTGACGCCGGCCCCTACGCGTTCACACGGATGCCGGTCGGCGAGGGTCCGCTGAAGATCAAGCGCGGACATCGTGGGGACAAGATCCGGTGAAACTCGATATTCACGCCTTTGTGCAAGGTCCATTTCAGGCGCACGGGCAGATCGAGATGTGGCGCGAAGGTCCGGTGGTGCGCTTGCGCGCCCAGGGCCCCTTCAACCGTGAGGCGGTGCTGGCGCTGGGCCGGGCCATGAGCGACCTTCTGGCCGCCGACCCGCCGCCAGAGCGCTTCGGCGACATTCTCGAACTGAGCGTGAGCATGGTCACCTCGCCTGAATCCATGGAGGAGCTGGAGCGCTTCCTGGAACAGATGGGAACCCGGCACCTCCCGCCCGTCGCCGTGGCCTATGTGGCGGGGCTTGAGGTGGAGGGGCGCGATTTCATGATGCCCCTGTTCGAGGCGCTGTACCTGCGGCAGGGCCGTCGTTTTGGTGCATTCGAGACGCTCGACGCCGCACGGACCTGGATGCTTCAACAGCTCGCCTACGAACCGCAGGCCAATAGCCGGTGAGCAAGTGCAAACTTATCCTCACAATCAAGGACAGGGGATGCCACCCGTTCAAGGGGTCCATCGGCTTGGCGATGGCGTGCCTTGTATGAAACACTTCCATTGCAGCCCGGTCCTTGCCGGGCGGCATGAGCATCCGCCCAATTTTTGGGCACATGCACACGAAAGCTTAGCTTATGGATCACCACAGCGACTCACAACAGCCATCGGCCCCGGCTCCGAACGCGGGCCCCGTGGTGTCGTCGCGCCGCCGCCGCTTTTTGCAGGCGGGTGTGCCTGTGGGCCTGACCCTGGCCAGCCGCCCTGTCATGGCCTGGCATTGCAACACCACCTCGGCCTGGGGCTCGGCGGTGCTGCGCAATGGCGGCGCCAGCGTCCAGGCCCGTGCTGCAGCAGCGGTGCTCACCAACACGGAATGCTGGACCATCAGCAACTGGGTGAACAACACCGCGCGCTCGGCGGTGTCGACCTCGCCCCCGTGGAGCTTCATTGCGGCGTATTGGTACTCCGGCCGCTCGGTCAGCTACTGCAAGAGCAACCTGACGGTCGCCAAGGTCTACCCGGGCGGCCTGAAAAACGTGTCGTCCTCCGCCAAGGTGGCCGACCTGTTTGCCGCCAATGCTGGCAGCTACGCCACCATGATGCTGGTGGCGCGCCTGAACACGCTGTTTGCCGGCCATAACGTCGCGCAGTGCGTGGTCTCCTCCACCGGCGAAGACATGCTGGTGAAGATGGCGTCGGTCGGCCCGAACAGCTTCAAGCCGAACAACGCCGGCAGCACGGCGGCCTGGACGGAAAGCGACTTCCGCAGCTACCTCTACAGCAATTACCTTGTGAGCTGATGGCGCTCACGGCGACGTGGCGCTGCGCACATCGATTGAATGAGGTGCTGCGCGCCTGGGAGGGCGAGCAGCATGCGGTGTTTTTCAACCCCGCCAGCGGGGACACCCACCTGGTGGCTGCCCTCGGTGCCCAACTCGCCGAGTGGCTCAGCGCGGCCCCGTTGACCCGCACACAGTTGCTGCATCGACTGACCCATGAGGTGGATTGGGACGAACAACCGGACCCGGATGCCCTGGCCGACCTGCTGGACCTGCATCTGCGCCGTCTGGTCGACATCGAGCTGCTGCTGGAGGAGCCTGCGGCGTGAAACTCGCCGAGCTGTCACGGGACGATCTTCGCCGGCATCTGCGGGGTGACGGCCTGGCCCTGCGCCTGGCGCCCTTCACGGTGAAGGTGCGTTCGGACCTGCCGCATCTGGCCGACGACCTCGCGCAGATGTACGACCGCTTCGAGCTGGTACCACCGCAGGACTTCATCGACTTCCATGTGGCCGTGCTGCGCAGCCCGCACTGGCGCTCCCGGCTGATGGGCCGCGCCGAATTCTGGTTCGACGGCCAGCGGTCCTTCACCCCGCTGCCCGGCGCCCAGGCGCTTGCCATGCTGGAGTGGGGCATCAACTGGTGCATTGCCGCCCATGCCCATCAATACCTGCTGATCCATGCGGCGGTGCTTGAACGGGGCGGCCGTGCCCTGGTGATGCCAGCCCCCCCCGGCTCCGGCAAAAGTACCTTGTGTGCGGCCCTGGCGCACCGCGGCTGGCGGCTGCTCTCGGACGAGCTCGGCTTGCTGGACCTGCGCACCGGTCAACTGCACGGCATGGCCCGGCCGATCAACCTCAAGAACGCCTCCATCCACCTGCTCAAGGACTTTGCGCCCCATGCTCGCTTCAGCGCCTCCATGCCCAACACCAGCAAGGGCACGGTGGCCCTGGTGCGCGCCCCCGAGGAGGCCATCGCCCGCCGCCAGGTTCCGGCCCTACCGGCCTGGGTGGTGCTGCCCGCCTGGGTGCCCCAGAGCAGCGCACGGCTGGAGCCGATTGAGCGGGCCCGGGCCTTCATGACCCTGGCGGAACAAAGCTTCAACTACGACCTGCATGGCCAGATCGGCTTCCATGCACTGGGCCAGTTGGTGGACCGATGCGAGTGCTACCGCTTTGAATACAGTGCGCTGGACGAGGCCATCCGGCATTTCGACTCGCTGGCGGAGGGGGCGGAATGAGCGCACGCCTGCAGGCCGGCGCTCTGCCCGCACCGCAACACTCCCCGGCGCCCGACCGACCTTTGCTGGTGCGGGTGCTGCTGGCACCAGCGCTGGGGCCAGGCTTGTCACTGACCGAATGGGATCTGCTGCTGCGGCAGGCCCGCCGGGCCAACCTGGCCGGCAAGCTTGCGCATCTGGCGCAGTCAGGCGGCTGGCTGGACGAGCTGCCCGCCCCCGTGCAAGCTCACCTGCGCTCAGCGCTGCTGCTGTCTGAACGACAGGCGCAGATGCTGGCCCGGGAGGCTCGTTTTCTGGCGCAGGCCCTGGCCGAGCTGGCCGGGCCGGTGATTCTGCTCAAGGGTGCGGCCTATGCGCTGGGCGGCCATGCGCCGGCCCCGGGGCGGATGTTCACCGACATCGACCTGCTGCTGCGCGCCGACCAACTGCCCCGTGCCGAGATCGCCTTGATGGTGCATGGGTGGGACTTCGATCCCCTGGACGATTACGACCAGCGCTACTACCGCGAGTGGATGCATGAACTGCCGCCGCTGCATCACCGCCGCCGCGGGACCTCACTGGATGTGCATCACAGCCTGCTGCCGCCGACCGCGCGAACCCCGTTGAACACCACTGCATTGTTCGACCATCCGCGTGCCCTGCCCGGCCATCCGGGCCTGTCGGTGCTGCCGCCGGAGGACATGCTGCTGCACAGCGCGGCTCACCTGTTCCATGAAGGCGAGTTGCCCAATGGCTTGCGGGATCTGTTCGACCTGGATGCCCTGATCCGCGAGTTCAGCGTCATGGAGGGCTTCTGGCCGCGCTTGCTGGGGCGTGCAGCCCACATCGGGCTGCAGCATCCGCTGGCCCTGGCGCTGCGCTACGCCCAGCGCTGGCTGGACACACCGGTGCCGGTGGAGGCCACTGCAGCGCTGGCGGATCAGGTGCGGGGCTGGCATCAGCCGCTGCTGGACGCCGCCTACCGCCGGGCGCTACGGCCACCGCATGACAGCTGCCGACTTCCGGGGCAGGCGCTGGCTGAACTGGCGCTGTATGTCCGAGCCCACTGGCTGCGCATGCCCGCGCCGCTGCTGGCCCGGCACCTGGTGCGCAAGGCCTGGGGTCGCCTCACCGCCGCCCCGCAGACCGTCAACGACGGTCCACGCCCGGGCGACGGCGCCTGAGCCTCACTGCACACGCGAGCGCCCGGTGCTCAGATCCAGCGGCGCCGTCCGAGTCGTGAGCGGACGCAGGGTCTGGGTCGCACCGGAGCGCGCACCACCCGCCTGCGCGGTCGCTATCGGACATTGGCCGGAGGATCGGAACGACAGCGCTGTGGCCAGCATCTGTTCCTCCGGATCGCCGAGCGCATGGGTGAGGTCGTCCTGTGCGTTGCACCCGGGCAGCCCCGTCGGCCCGGTGCCGCCGGGCTGGAAGCCATCGACGTAATCCCCAAAGCCCTTGGCATTGGTGGCCTGCATCTCGATGGCGAAGGTGGTGACACCGCAGTTACTGGCCCCTTCATACCCGTAGGGCTTGCCACAGGTGCCGCTGCCCACCTGGATCACTTCGATGTCGACGCCACGCAGACCATTGATCAGCAGCTCGCTGGCGGAACAGGTGTTGGGGCCGGTGAGGACAAAGACCCGCCGAAGGTTCAGCGTTGGCAGGGGCTCGCCGGGTTGGCAGCGGTCGTCGCCGTCCAGGCAGGTCGTGGCGATGAAGGGCATGTCGCTGGCTTGCCCTGCAGCGGTTCGACGCGCGTTCATCCGTACCCGGTTGAACACCCGGTTCGGTGTGGCCTGCCCGGCCACCATGTAGGCCAGCTGGCTGGCGATGAACCCCTGCCCACCGCCGTTGTAGCGCAGGTCGAGAACAAGGTCCCGCACTTGAGCGGCCGCCAACTGGGTGAAGGCGACTTTCAGCGCCTGCTGGGCGGGCTGAGTGAACTCATTGAAGAGCAGATATCCCACCGGCCCGGGCGCACCGTCGGCGGTGGGCAGCACCTTCACCTGGGGCACGGCCAGCGACTGGAAGGCCTGGGCCACCACGGTCTGGCTGAACTCTGTGGTGCCCCCGCGCCGCCAGACCCAGCGTGCGGAGGTGCCGGAGGGCGCCGACAGCAGCCGGTCGTCCAGTTGCGCACGCTGCGCGGCATCCTCCACGGAGACGGCCACGCCATCCAGGGAGACGACTTCGTCCCCTCGCTGCATGCCTGCCTGAGCGGCCGGACCAAGCGGATCGATCCAGGTGATCGCGATGCGCCGTGGGTGCTCCGTCACGGCGGCCAACTGCACGCCCCACCCGGCCACCGTTCCCGTGTCAGCCGCGTCTTTTTCCGCCGTGTTGATCCGGTAGCTGAAACGATCCCGGCTGGTGTCGCCATGCGGGCGCACCAGATCGTCCAGCCAGCGGTTGAGCGCCGTGACATGGTCCACCGGTTGGCCGGGTGCCCCCTGGTAGACCGGTGCGCTCATGTTGAGCGACGGCAGGTCTTCGTTCCAGAGATAGCGCTCCTGCAGCATGGCCCGCAGCCAGGCCATTTCGGTACGGCGGCTGCCGCTGCGTTGCGACGGGTCGGCATCCGGATTGTCCGGGGCGCATTGATTGGCATAGGCGGCGCTGGGCAGGGACAAGGTTGCAGTCGCCGCCGGGTCGGAGGCCTGCCCACCCTCACCACAACCGGTCAGGGCCACCACCGTCAGGCCGGCGAGCCACGCGGCGTGCGTTCGCTTCCATGGGCGCATGGGAAGTCTCCTTCATCGTCTTGAGGTCGATGCGGACTAGTCGCTGCGGGGAGGTGCCGGGTTCACGTGGCGATGCAATATAAGGGTTCGACGCATCCAGCCAGGGCGAGTGAGGCTGCTGTCTGTCGGTGTGAGCCGCCCGAGACCGGTGCCAGTGCGGCGGGCGCGGACTTTGCCGCGAGGGGGCAAGACCTTCGCTTATGCTCGCATCATGAACAGACCCAAGCCTTTTTCGATGATCCGCGAGTTCCATCTCGCCGACTGGTTTACGCTGGGAAATGCTTTCTGCGGCGTCGGCGCCCTGTTCTCGGTGATGACCTATCTCCAGAACCGCGAGCTGCTGCACCTCTTCTACGCCTGCGGACTGATTCCGGCGGCCCTGGTGTTTGACGTGCTGGACGGGCGCATCGCGCGCTGGCGTCAGAAAAGCTCGGCCATGGGCCGGGAGCTGGATTCGCTGGCCGACGTGATCTCGTTCGGCGTGGCGCCGGCGATGATTGCCTACGGTTGTGGCATGCAGGGTCTGTGGGACCGCATCATCCTGGGCTTTTTTGTGGCTGCGGGTGTGTCGCGGCTGGCCCGCTATAACATCACGGCAGAAACGCTCAGCGCCGATACCGGCAAGGTGACGTACTTCGAGGGCACACCGATTCCCACGTCACTGCTGCTGGTGATCGTGATGTGGGTGGCCGCCGCGCAGGGCGCCACCGGCGATGCGCTGTGGTTTGGGGAATGGAAGCTGGCGGGCTTCGTGCTGCATCCGCTGGTGCTGATGTTTGCGGTGTCGGGCTCGCTGATGATCAGCCGGATTCGGATTCCCAAGTTCTGAGTACGGCGCCATGCCCCAGCACCTTGTGGAACTGCAGCCCTGGTCCGACCTTTCCGAACGACTGCGCAGCGAGGTGCGATCTCTCGTCATCTCGCCGCAGCAGATCGAGTACGCGGGCTCGGGGGACGCGCAGATTCGAAGGGTCGAGACGGCATCGGGCAACAACCTGGTGGGGCTGGCCATCGTTCATGGTGACGAAGCCGTGGGCTTTCTTGTCCTCAAACGCGGCAGCGAAGCGCCGGATTGGGCGGAGCCAGAGGCTGCCGTCATCAGCGGCATGCGACTCGGGGCGGCGCATCAAGGCAAAGGGCTGGGCCGCACGGCCCTTCTGGCACTGCCGGCATGGCTGTGCAAGCACTGGCCAGCGTGTAGCTCGATCACCTTGTCTGTGGACGAAGACAACGTCGCTGGCATCAAGGCCTATGCGGCTGCAGGCTTTGTGGACCTTGGCCAGCGAGTTCAAGGCCGGATCGGTTGGGTCCGGTACATGAGCCGACCGCTGGAGGGGCGATGGTCGGCGCAACGCATGGCTTGAGGACCCGAAGCCCATTGCGTTGCTCGGCCTGGTACAACAAAGGGCGCCCCTTCTGAAGGCCCCTCCAGAGCTTGGACGGGTGTCCGACTTCCGGGGTGCCATTCATTCAGAGCGCCCTTGGGGGAGGGATTCGAACCCTCAACCGATTACGGACGGCCCCCCGCAATGCGGTTGCTACGAGCCGCCAGGCGCTGAAGGCTGATGGCCACGGCATCTGACGACGACGCGGCCGACAGTGCCGATACACGCCCGCTGGCGCCGACCGGCTTGGCCGGGCAGGTGCCATTGCTGCGGTATTGCAGTGCCGCAGCCAGCATGCTTTCCGAGGTATCACCCAGTTGACGCGACAGATCGTCCGTCATCGAGCACCCCGGCACGCCCGTCGCACCGCTGCCAGCCGCCACAAAGCCATCGGCATAGTCGCCGAAGCCCTTGTTGTTGGTGCCGACAAACTCGATCGGGAAGTAGCTGTAGCCGCAATTGTCCTTGCCGGTGAAGCCATAGGGCTTGCCGCAGGTCGTGCCGCCAATCAGCACCACCTGCACATCCACGCCGCGCAGGCCGTTGATGATGGCTTCGCTGGCCGAGCACGTCCCTTCCTGAGCCAGCACAAATACGCGGCGCAGATTCAGCGTGGGCAGCGGCTTCTCGTTGGTGCACTTGCCGTTGGAGAGGATGCAGGACGTGTCATAGAACGGCGTGCGAGAGTCGCTGCTGTTGGTGTCGGCATTGCGCTGGCTGTTGTAGCGCAGTTGCTCAAACACCTTGCCGCTGGTCGGGGTGGCGCCGGCAATCATGTAGGCCAGTTCGCTGGCGATGAACAGATAACCGCCGCCGTTGTAGCGAATGTCCAGCACCAGGTCCGACACGTTCTGGCTCTTGAAGTCCTCCACCGCAGCAATCAACTGCGCTTCGGACGTGGCCACGTGGTCGTTGAAGACCATGTAGCCCACCTTCGCTCCGTCCCCGGCGGTGATCACCTGGCGCTTGAGCACCGGCGTCTTGGTCACATTGCTGGCCACCAGAGTGACATCACGTGTGCCCCCGCCGTTGGGCGTCAGCACAAAACGGTGGCTGATGGTCGCACGCGACGGGAACAGCGCTTCATTCAGCACGTCCACACCTGCGGCGGTGCTGTCATCGGCCCCCGTGCCGTCGGCAGTGACCAGCGTGTCACCCCGCTGCACGCCTGCGGCGGCGGCCGGGCTGTTGGGCTCCACATAGGCGACACGGATCTTGCGCGGCGGCGTGGCCGAGGCCAGATGCCATTCCATGCCGTACCCCAGCACCACGCCGGAATCCGACAGCGCATTCCACTCGCGGGTGGACATCACAAAGCTGAACTGGTCCTTGTGCTTGCCACTGCTGGTGATGGCGGGCGTCAGGAGCGCGGTGAAGTAGGCATTCAGGGCGGCCCCCACATCGCTGCCACTGTATTCGGAAGCGCTGGCGTTGACGCTCGGGACTTCATCGCGCCAGAGGTACGCTTCATTCATGTAGGCGCGCACCCAGTTCTTCTCAGTCGTCAGGCTGGCAGTGCGCAGGCTGGACGCTGCTTCCACGTTGTTGGCGGCGCATTGCTGGGCGTAGCTGCTGCTACCCGTCGGCGGCGCGGAGCCGCCGCTGTCGCCATCGGAACCACCCCCACCGCCACAGGCTTGCAGAACCAGAATCGCTACGGCGCTGGCCACGGCCAGGCGCGCGCGCCGCAGAGTTGCGGGCATCGTCATCGAGCTTTCCTCCCTAGGGATGTGAAGCCCGCTTTTTATCGACTTGCCCACATCCGTTAACCAACTTGAAATACTTCGAGCGCGATTTATAGCCCCAAATCGAGGCCAGACAACGACTTAAACAATTGGTTCCAACTTTAGGGTGATCTGCAGATCGCCCACACCGCTGGCGATCAGCCGCAGACGGCGCAGACGCAGCCGGTGGAACTGCGGCGTGAGGTCCAGGCTGGCGCCGGGCTGTAGCGGGAGATCCTTCGGCCAGACGGACCGGGTGATCCAGACCTGACCCTCGTGGGCTTAAAAGCGGGTGAGGCTGCAAGCCTGCGCCTGCGTCGTCCCGTCCCGTCCCGGCCCGCGCGTGCCGACCTACCCCTGCTGCCAGCTATCGCCGCGCGCCAGACCTTGCGGCTTCTTGAGCCGTTCCGCCGCTGCGACGTCCTCCAGCAGCCAGGCGCGCCACCAGTCGGTGGTGACACTTTTGATCACGGCTGAGTGATGGTCGGCCAGGGTCTGCGCCTCGGCAGGCCGACCGCGCCCCATCAGACGCTGGGCACGGCCTGCGCCAGGATCCCCGCTGCCGCCGAAGGTCTTGTGGTCCGCCCCCTCCAGCCAGAGCTGTGCCTTGGCGCCGGCTGGCAGATGATCGTAGACGGCGCGTCGGTATTCGCCGGAGCGTTCTTCCCCGAGTGGGTCGCCGTCCAGGCTACCGGTC
This genomic window contains:
- a CDS encoding ABC transporter ATP-binding protein codes for the protein MMGWFEKLVDPFPSSPAPQPPKGFFPFVWAATAGIRGLLLILILLTAGIGAFEALLFSMLGSVVDWLSQVAPAQWWATQRHHLLLLGGILLASPVLIALQALVKYQGIASNFPMRLRWNFHRHLLAQSMSFYQDEFAGRVSAKLMQTALAVRECVMIVTDILVFISIYFVTMLSVVGGFDLLLLAPFLGWLACYVLALIYFVPRLGKAAAAQADARSLMTGRVTDAYTNISTVKLFSHSQREAGFARSAMLDFLSTAYRQMRLISGFEVVNHALSMGLIAATAGMTLWLWTQGQVGVGAVAAATAMALRLNGISHWIMWEMASLFENIGTVQDGITTLSRPIAITDATEARPLQVSQGEVVFDRVDFSYGGKKPVLQALTLHIRPGEKIGVVGRSGAGKSTLLNLLLRFYDVDRGRVLIDGQDIAHVTQDSLRAQVGMVTQDTSLLHRSVRDNLLYGRPDATDDAMRAAAARAEAEHFIDGLTDPKGRKGYDAHVGERGVKLSGGQRQRVAIARVMLKDAPILLLDEATSALDSEVEAAIQRSLYRLMEGKTVVAIAHRLSTIAAMDRLIVMDQGRIVEQGDHASLLAAGGLYAKLWAHQSGGFLVEDGLQDSVQAGGDPAVARATPSADQDCVEDAAD
- a CDS encoding HPr-rel-A system PqqD family peptide chaperone; amino-acid sequence: MALTATWRCAHRLNEVLRAWEGEQHAVFFNPASGDTHLVAALGAQLAEWLSAAPLTRTQLLHRLTHEVDWDEQPDPDALADLLDLHLRRLVDIELLLEEPAA
- a CDS encoding HprK-related kinase A; amino-acid sequence: MKLAELSRDDLRRHLRGDGLALRLAPFTVKVRSDLPHLADDLAQMYDRFELVPPQDFIDFHVAVLRSPHWRSRLMGRAEFWFDGQRSFTPLPGAQALAMLEWGINWCIAAHAHQYLLIHAAVLERGGRALVMPAPPGSGKSTLCAALAHRGWRLLSDELGLLDLRTGQLHGMARPINLKNASIHLLKDFAPHARFSASMPNTSKGTVALVRAPEEAIARRQVPALPAWVVLPAWVPQSSARLEPIERARAFMTLAEQSFNYDLHGQIGFHALGQLVDRCECYRFEYSALDEAIRHFDSLAEGAE
- a CDS encoding nucleotidyltransferase family protein, encoding MSARLQAGALPAPQHSPAPDRPLLVRVLLAPALGPGLSLTEWDLLLRQARRANLAGKLAHLAQSGGWLDELPAPVQAHLRSALLLSERQAQMLAREARFLAQALAELAGPVILLKGAAYALGGHAPAPGRMFTDIDLLLRADQLPRAEIALMVHGWDFDPLDDYDQRYYREWMHELPPLHHRRRGTSLDVHHSLLPPTARTPLNTTALFDHPRALPGHPGLSVLPPEDMLLHSAAHLFHEGELPNGLRDLFDLDALIREFSVMEGFWPRLLGRAAHIGLQHPLALALRYAQRWLDTPVPVEATAALADQVRGWHQPLLDAAYRRALRPPHDSCRLPGQALAELALYVRAHWLRMPAPLLARHLVRKAWGRLTAAPQTVNDGPRPGDGA
- a CDS encoding S41 family peptidase, whose amino-acid sequence is MRPWKRTHAAWLAGLTVVALTGCGEGGQASDPAATATLSLPSAAYANQCAPDNPDADPSQRSGSRRTEMAWLRAMLQERYLWNEDLPSLNMSAPVYQGAPGQPVDHVTALNRWLDDLVRPHGDTSRDRFSYRINTAEKDAADTGTVAGWGVQLAAVTEHPRRIAITWIDPLGPAAQAGMQRGDEVVSLDGVAVSVEDAAQRAQLDDRLLSAPSGTSARWVWRRGGTTEFSQTVVAQAFQSLAVPQVKVLPTADGAPGPVGYLLFNEFTQPAQQALKVAFTQLAAAQVRDLVLDLRYNGGGQGFIASQLAYMVAGQATPNRVFNRVRMNARRTAAGQASDMPFIATTCLDGDDRCQPGEPLPTLNLRRVFVLTGPNTCSASELLINGLRGVDIEVIQVGSGTCGKPYGYEGASNCGVTTFAIEMQATNAKGFGDYVDGFQPGGTGPTGLPGCNAQDDLTHALGDPEEQMLATALSFRSSGQCPIATAQAGGARSGATQTLRPLTTRTAPLDLSTGRSRVQ
- the pssA gene encoding CDP-diacylglycerol--serine O-phosphatidyltransferase, with the protein product MNRPKPFSMIREFHLADWFTLGNAFCGVGALFSVMTYLQNRELLHLFYACGLIPAALVFDVLDGRIARWRQKSSAMGRELDSLADVISFGVAPAMIAYGCGMQGLWDRIILGFFVAAGVSRLARYNITAETLSADTGKVTYFEGTPIPTSLLLVIVMWVAAAQGATGDALWFGEWKLAGFVLHPLVLMFAVSGSLMISRIRIPKF
- a CDS encoding GNAT family N-acetyltransferase, with product MPQHLVELQPWSDLSERLRSEVRSLVISPQQIEYAGSGDAQIRRVETASGNNLVGLAIVHGDEAVGFLVLKRGSEAPDWAEPEAAVISGMRLGAAHQGKGLGRTALLALPAWLCKHWPACSSITLSVDEDNVAGIKAYAAAGFVDLGQRVQGRIGWVRYMSRPLEGRWSAQRMA
- a CDS encoding S41 family peptidase gives rise to the protein MTMPATLRRARLAVASAVAILVLQACGGGGGSDGDSGGSAPPTGSSSYAQQCAANNVEAASSLRTASLTTEKNWVRAYMNEAYLWRDEVPSVNASASEYSGSDVGAALNAYFTALLTPAITSSGKHKDQFSFVMSTREWNALSDSGVVLGYGMEWHLASATPPRKIRVAYVEPNSPAAAAGVQRGDTLVTADGTGADDSTAAGVDVLNEALFPSRATISHRFVLTPNGGGTRDVTLVASNVTKTPVLKRQVITAGDGAKVGYMVFNDHVATSEAQLIAAVEDFKSQNVSDLVLDIRYNGGGYLFIASELAYMIAGATPTSGKVFEQLRYNSQRNADTNSSDSRTPFYDTSCILSNGKCTNEKPLPTLNLRRVFVLAQEGTCSASEAIINGLRGVDVQVVLIGGTTCGKPYGFTGKDNCGYSYFPIEFVGTNNKGFGDYADGFVAAGSGATGVPGCSMTDDLSRQLGDTSESMLAAALQYRSNGTCPAKPVGASGRVSALSAASSSDAVAISLQRLAARSNRIAGGRP